The Campylobacter sp. MG1 genome contains the following window.
ACTTAAAACAAAATTACCATTAGTGATTTTTACCCATATCCTCTCAAATTCGTGGTAGGTATCATCAGCTGACATATAAGGCATAATTGTTACTATCGCAAATTTTGGATTTTGAAATAACGGATTTTGCATAGGTCTATCATAATTTTCCTTTAAAGATTTAGTAATATGATTTTTTGCATAATTAGTATCGGTTTTTAAAAGCCTTTTTTCCTCATCTTTTAATTGTTGCTCTTGTTTTTGTTTAGCTTTTAATATCTCTTGTTGTTTTGCTTTATTTACATTATTGTTAGCACAAGCATTAAAGCTTAAAGCTAAACCTAAGGTTGCTAATAATAAATATTTTTTCATTTTTTAACTCCTTTTAATCTTTGATTTTCTTTACTTTGAATGATAAGTTTTAGTCTTTCGTTTTCATTTTCTAATTTTTTAAATTCTTTTCTTGTATAATCCTTTTCTTGTGTTTGCTTATATTTTTTATCATTATTTTTTTGATAATAAATATCACTAACACTAGCACAATAACTAATATCACTACCACCAGAGCATTTAAACTCAGAGTGATATACGCCACAACCTACAAAAAGATAAGCAAAAGACATAGCTAATAAATATTTATTCATTTTTATTACTCCTCATTATTTATATTTGTTTTTAAGGTTTCAAGCCCGTTAAAATCTATAACTAAATTTTTTGTTAGGATAATATCCACCTCACGATTAGCTGATATTTCAATTACTGGACTTATTTGATCAGCCATTTTTAAATAAAAATCAGCAAGTTTTTCAGCAGCATTTGATATACCTTTTCCTAGGCCTTGATTTGCTATTTCAGTATCACTTAACTTTCCATCAAAACCACTTATAACATTACCATCGGAAGTAGTAGTAGATACTAAACCACGATTTGAAAATGCCTCTCCTATACCACTTAAAAAACCAGCTATAATAGTTCTGCTAATTAATGCACCTTGTTTAGTTACTACACGACCTCTAAGACCATTTTTTCCATCCTCTCCACTCACAAAGCCACTTAAATCAGCTACTATATTTTTACTATCATTATTTACACATGAAAGTGTAGTTGTTCTAAGATAAGCTCTTTCACTACTTAAGTCTCCATAACCTTCAGCCAAAATAAAACAATCTCTTAAATCTTGTGAAAATTGATTAGCACCTATGCTTAAATCAGTAACCTTTAACAAAATAGGTGCTGGGTTAGTTTTAGCTTGTGCTAATGTAGGTGCATCAAACCCACTAAGTAAAACAGCTTTTAATACACTAGTGGCTGGAATGATAAAATTATCTTTTTTATCATTTTTAGCCTCTTTATCACTATTTTTTAAATCTTCTTCTTCATCATTTATTTTTATACTCTCTAGCACATTATCTAACATAATATAATTAGTTTGGGTTCTTTTAATAGGTTGTTTTGGGGTATCAACAAACAATGGCTTAGCTTCTTTATCTTTTTCTATTTCTTCAGTATTTGGAGGGGTAAAATTAAAACCATTCTTTTGTATTTGCATTTCACTTTGAATTACTTGTTGATTAGTATTATCTTGTCTTACCTCATCATTGTTATTTTTTAAATTTTTATAACTTTCTTTTAGTTCTAATAATTCTTTTTCTAATACCTTTGTTCTTTCAATTTGTTCTTTACTAAGTTTTTGGCTTTGCTCTAATTTATCAATGGCCTCAGCAGTCCATTTTTCATGTGTTACATTAGATGTAGTGCTATCTTTAAATATACTTCTTTTATTTTCTACAGCATCATTTGAAAAAGGATTAGTTTTAGTAGTTGAATTCATTGCTAATACAATAAAGGCAAATAAACCTCCTAATATTAACAATAAAGTTTTTTTCCTTTTCTTTTGCAACTCATTTGGATCAGTATTTGAATTGCTAAAAAAGGAGTTAAATAATTTATTAAATTTTTCAATCAACTTATTCATTTATTACCACCTTTTTTAGCTATTATTATTGCTTTAGCTTTTGCATAAGGTAGTAATTGATTAAATTCATTGTCATAATAAATAGCTATGGCTACTGGATTATCTCCTATATAATTAAAAAAATCCTTATCTTCAATAGTTATGCTTTGAGCCGTATTATTTAATATTTCATAAACACTGATATCATATAAAGCACCTTGTAGATTATTTTTATGATAATAAGTCTTTATATTGTCCTTATAAACCATTTTATTAATATTAATTGATTTATAGCCCTGTGGTGTTTCTTTAGCTGAAAAAACCTTTTTTACTAAATTTGCTATATTAGTTGAGTGGTCGTTTGCAGTTTCTTCACTTATAATTTCGTTTGTCTCTTTATTAGTATCATTTATTATAATAGTTTGAGTTTTGATATTTTTTGGAACAAAAACAAATGAAAAAGTTTTTTCTTTTGTTACAAAAAATACTTCACTACTCTTTGCCTTATCATATACCACTTTGCTTTCTATTACATTAGCATTATTAGAATTTGAATTATCGCTATCAACTACTTCTTTTTGATAAGGTATAAACTTTATAAATGCTTGATTTTTATTAACATTTATGATTAAACCTTTCTCTTTTGAATATGCTACATCTTTAATAGGATAAGGTAAAACAATCCTATTTACACTTGAATTTGATAAACTAATGTTTATACCATCACTTGGGTCATTTATGGTAATTTGTGCGAATGCTATATTGCTAATTAACATACTTAAAATAGCTAAATTCTTTTTCATTTAAGTTCCTTTTTGTTTTCTTCTTCTATTTCTTTAAGTTGTTTTTCTGTAATTGCGTTTAAATTGGTTATATAAAATCTCCCATTTTCAACGCTATAATCAATTTCTAATTTTGTAAGTTCGCTATTAGCTACTTTTGAACCTATGAAGGATTTTAAAATGCCACTAACTACAATTCTTGTCTTTTTAGTATCAATACTATTTATAAAAAATGTCCTTGAAATATTATTTCTTTTTAAATATTCATATTGATTTTCTAACATTTTTTTAGTGCCATAATAAGCAGTTGGTTCAGTTAACATTAATATGTTTAATGCGTTATTTTGTGCTAACTCTGTAGTTGAGTTAAACATGTTATAGGTAATAAAAGAGGCTACTTCTTCTAAATAAGTTTTTGATAATTCATTATTAGTAATTGAAAATTCTTTACTTATTGCTTTTGGAGGTAAAAATACAACTCTTTCACTACTAGCTTTATTTATGATTATAAAAGTTTGAAAAACTATTACAGCTGATAAAACAATAGTAATAATTTTAAAAGTTTTATTCTCATAAATATGTTTATCTAAATTTGATTTATATTTTGAAAATAACATTTTATGCTCCTATAAAATATCTTTGATGAAATGGAATGTTTTGCTTTACGCCTTTAATACCCATAGCATAAAGTTTATGGGCTAAAAAACCACGAACAAATTTATGCTTTACACTATTGTGAAAACTAGCTAAATAAAAAGAAAACACCATTAATCCTAATTTATATAAAAGATCGGGAACATACATACCAGCAATTAAAACCCCAACTATAAAAATAGCAAAACTGGGGAATTCCCAGTTTGCCACCATAGGTTTTATATCAATAAATTTATGAATTTTAACATATGGATTTTCCATTTTTTTTCCTTAAATTAAGGCACCAGAACCTAATGAATTAGCAAATGCGATAGCTAAACTATCAGCTTTAGAATAAGCAATACCTATACCTATTGATACAGCTAATCCTAAAAAGCCTATCATCCCACCCATTTTTACCATAACCATCAAACCACCAAAAATGAGTGCTAAGAAAACCATTTGAATTACAATAGGGTTAAGTAAGAAACCAATTACATTTTCCCAAATAGTTTTTAAACCATCTTGAGCTACTGTGTTTTGTGCAAAAGCCTCTATTGATGCCAACATAAGAAACAACAATATAGTTATGAAATTTTTATTATTTTTCATAATTTACTCCTAAAAATTTTTTAATATATAGGTTACAATTAACTTCAAAGTGTTTTAAAGGTGTGTTAGTATCAATATCTTTATTAGGTATAACAAAACATTTTTTAAAATTGTTTCCTTTAAACATTCTAAAAAACTCATTTGGAACAGCTATACCATTTTTAATATATTTTTTACCATCAAAAAATATAAGACTTAATATCTCAATACTTTTTAGATTATTAGCTAATAAGCGTTCATATCTTTCAAGTTTTAACATAAGTTTTCTATTAATTTCTGGTAATTGTGGCACTACATTACTCATTAAAAAAGTAGAACGCTGTGCGTTAGTTGTTGCATTCATTGATTGATTTGATAGAATATGTCCTCTATCATATCCACTATGCAAATAATCACTCCAGTTAGTTCTATAGCGTTTAGGTATTCTATAATCGCTTTCAAACTTAGGTCGTTTTTTAATATGGGTTTTTAAATATTTTTCATCTAATTTATAAGCAAGGGCTATACTACTTTTTAGTTTATAGTTATAGCAGTTTAGATAATAATAATTATCTAGCACTTGATTACAATTTTTAAAAAATTGTAAAAACTCATTACTTGGCTTGTATTTATCATACAAATTATTAGCATTTAAGCTAGTTGTAGCTACTAACAAAGCACCAAAAAAATACTTTTTAAACATTTCTTGCCTCCTATAAAAAATATTTTGCTTATTTTTTAAGAGAAAGTTCGTTTAGTGAAAAATTTATTTTAAAAAAAAGTTATTTTTTTATTAAAACTATAAAATGCCTATAAATGTGATAAATTAATGAATAAAAATTTATTTTTTTTTAATTTATTTTTTATTGATTTTTTTAAAAAAAAGTAAAAAAAATAATAATTTTGGATAAAAAAATCAAAATGGTTAATGAGATTTTTTACAAAAAATAAAAAATACTCTATAATAAAACAAATTCAAGGAGCATTTATGAAAAAATTATTTTTTATTTTAAGTATTGGTAGTCTATTATGTGCTGATGATTTGACAAATTATGTAAATAACAAACTAATGCAATCTGGGGGTAAAAATATGACGCTAGAACAAAAAATCAGATGGCATACGCAAAATATGATAGATATGTCAAATCAAGATTATTATGATGAAAACGCTGAATTTGAAAACTATAGATATGCTTGTGAAAAGAAAAACAATATAGATGCATGTAATAAGGCAGGTGTTATCTTATATAATCAAAAGTCTTATAAAAATGCTTTGACTTGGTTTGAATATACTTGCAGTAAAAAAAATGGGACTGGGTGTAATAATGCTGGTGATACTTGTTTTGAAATGAAACAATATAAAAAAGCAAATGCTTATTATCAAAAGGCTATTAACTTAGGTAATATAAGTGGTTATCACAATCTAGCTTGGTCGTTTGCAAATGGGCTAGGTAAAAAAGTTAATAATAAAAGAGCTAGAGAACTTTATACATACGCATGTAATAAAAACTACAACACAAGTTGTAATAATTTAGGTTGGTTTTACTTAGATGGCGTTGGTGTGGCTAAAAATAAAAAAGTTGCTAAAAGATACTTTACTAAAGCTTGTAATTTAAAACATAATGGAGCTTGTGAAACATTAAGAAATAATTTTTAAAAAAAAGCCACTAGACTTTTAGTGGCTTAAACTAATAAACTTTCATCATTTAATTGTATTAATTCTTCGCTAATCTCAACCTTTTTTACAAAATCATCTATAGCATAATAAGGAATATTTAAATTATTACTAAACTTTTTAAATTTATGTTTTCAAAAATCCAGCTTATTAATTTTGCTTTTGAACCTATATACCTACGATTTGTTATATCAAAATACTTATCAATCAAATAATTTCCTTAAAA
Protein-coding sequences here:
- a CDS encoding tetratricopeptide repeat protein, whose amino-acid sequence is MKKLFFILSIGSLLCADDLTNYVNNKLMQSGGKNMTLEQKIRWHTQNMIDMSNQDYYDENAEFENYRYACEKKNNIDACNKAGVILYNQKSYKNALTWFEYTCSKKNGTGCNNAGDTCFEMKQYKKANAYYQKAINLGNISGYHNLAWSFANGLGKKVNNKRARELYTYACNKNYNTSCNNLGWFYLDGVGVAKNKKVAKRYFTKACNLKHNGACETLRNNF
- a CDS encoding DNA/RNA non-specific endonuclease, which codes for MFKKYFFGALLVATTSLNANNLYDKYKPSNEFLQFFKNCNQVLDNYYYLNCYNYKLKSSIALAYKLDEKYLKTHIKKRPKFESDYRIPKRYRTNWSDYLHSGYDRGHILSNQSMNATTNAQRSTFLMSNVVPQLPEINRKLMLKLERYERLLANNLKSIEILSLIFFDGKKYIKNGIAVPNEFFRMFKGNNFKKCFVIPNKDIDTNTPLKHFEVNCNLYIKKFLGVNYEK
- a CDS encoding TraK domain-containing protein, producing MKKNLAILSMLISNIAFAQITINDPSDGINISLSNSSVNRIVLPYPIKDVAYSKEKGLIINVNKNQAFIKFIPYQKEVVDSDNSNSNNANVIESKVVYDKAKSSEVFFVTKEKTFSFVFVPKNIKTQTIIINDTNKETNEIISEETANDHSTNIANLVKKVFSAKETPQGYKSININKMVYKDNIKTYYHKNNLQGALYDISVYEILNNTAQSITIEDKDFFNYIGDNPVAIAIYYDNEFNQLLPYAKAKAIIIAKKGGNK
- a CDS encoding TraE/TraK family type IV conjugative transfer system protein; this translates as MLFSKYKSNLDKHIYENKTFKIITIVLSAVIVFQTFIIINKASSERVVFLPPKAISKEFSITNNELSKTYLEEVASFITYNMFNSTTELAQNNALNILMLTEPTAYYGTKKMLENQYEYLKRNNISRTFFINSIDTKKTRIVVSGILKSFIGSKVANSELTKLEIDYSVENGRFYITNLNAITEKQLKEIEEENKKELK
- a CDS encoding TraB/VirB10 family protein, whose amino-acid sequence is MNKLIEKFNKLFNSFFSNSNTDPNELQKKRKKTLLLILGGLFAFIVLAMNSTTKTNPFSNDAVENKRSIFKDSTTSNVTHEKWTAEAIDKLEQSQKLSKEQIERTKVLEKELLELKESYKNLKNNNDEVRQDNTNQQVIQSEMQIQKNGFNFTPPNTEEIEKDKEAKPLFVDTPKQPIKRTQTNYIMLDNVLESIKINDEEEDLKNSDKEAKNDKKDNFIIPATSVLKAVLLSGFDAPTLAQAKTNPAPILLKVTDLSIGANQFSQDLRDCFILAEGYGDLSSERAYLRTTTLSCVNNDSKNIVADLSGFVSGEDGKNGLRGRVVTKQGALISRTIIAGFLSGIGEAFSNRGLVSTTTSDGNVISGFDGKLSDTEIANQGLGKGISNAAEKLADFYLKMADQISPVIEISANREVDIILTKNLVIDFNGLETLKTNINNEE
- a CDS encoding TraV family lipoprotein — protein: MKKYLLLATLGLALSFNACANNNVNKAKQQEILKAKQKQEQQLKDEEKRLLKTDTNYAKNHITKSLKENYDRPMQNPLFQNPKFAIVTIMPYMSADDTYHEFERIWVKITNGNFVLSQHKIKKSKK